The following are encoded in a window of Conger conger chromosome 19, fConCon1.1, whole genome shotgun sequence genomic DNA:
- the LOC133118857 gene encoding protein TASOR 2-like produces MPRKRLRKSVRASTSQERQGGSDTRLAMEGGSMRSPARMKDSSDRHAAAADWSKSFAQEVDIGRCTMLGDRESVSSGSFSDAVGGKDAVRSPVGEYSSDEQEIDEAFDHSKAAPFNLCSDESEGIRWSWASCSGLHKGTDAAERDPFLERRGGLKREPRTCVEDEGNEGSAVRPSIISVLDYRGNRRTYENYPITKMVSSNPTAPAPDSRKRRCHLQSVLQEWKRQHQAQADLTQSSLDMQYLIFSEKMNQILKKNQPNARSSDSTRYPWRKRSSSDVDCSPCGGPVTLQVSQDHISVKPISHWRMKREKHERVGPRDAEFGAGYYPLDCATPQRLRRLSRSAGFAEPSSVVSNIAGECSRSYRAMMNNVCSGRKARHQPDRPQSRRAVTSHTDSSRKHMKADRGSGQCSDVKAAVRLSWKGKFRFHILVTSSDAFFVQTKALLEAEGHVSVEPDQFDLKGQNSASPLLIILRNEDIADYISTIPRLVELKKTPGVRFAGVDQPDDVLNHTHQELFREGGFTVCDADALGSFTYDYVKRLVGFLEVLRDRSRWKWFLHYRDSRELRESAREIEVTVIPT; encoded by the exons ATGCCCAGAAAACGACTCCGCAAATCCGTCAGGGCTTCCACGAGTCAGGAGCGCCAAGGTGGGAGTGACACCAGGCTGgcgatggagggagggagcatGAGAAGCCCTGCAAGGATGAAGGACTCCTCTGATCGGCACGCTGCAGCAGCGGACTGGAGTAAAAGCTTTGCCCAGGAAGTGGACATTGGACGATGTACTATgctgggggacagagagagcgtgAGCTCTGGTAGCTTCTCTGATGCTGTCGGAGGAAAGGATGCGGTAAGAAGTCCTGTTGGTGAGTATTCTTCTGACGAACAGGAAATTGATGAAGCGTTTGACCACAGCAAGGCTGCCCCGTTCAATCTCTGCTCTGATGAAAGTGAAGGGATCCGCTGGAGTTGGGCCTCATGTTCCGGCCTGCACAAGGGAACCGATGCTGCGGAAAGGGACCCGTTCTTAGAGCGTAGAGGTGGACTAAAACGTGAACCTCGAACTTGTGTGGAAGACGAGGGCAATGAAGGCTCAGCCGTCAGGCCGTCCATCATCAGTGTGTTGGATTACAGAGGAAACCGGAGGACCTATGAAAACTACCCCATCACCAAGATGGTGTCGAGCAATCCCACCGCGCCTGCCCCGGACAGCCGAAAGAGGAGATGTCACCTGCAGAGCGTCCTGCAGGAATGGAAGAGGCAGCACCAGGCACAGGCCGACCTCACCCAGTCCTCCCTGGACATGCAGTACCTCATCTTCTCTGAGAAGATGAACCAGATTCTCAAAAAGAACCAGCCGAACGCCCGATCCAGCGATTCCACCCGCTACCCCTGGCGGAAGCGCTCCTCGTCGGATGTGGACTGCTCCCCCTGCGGTGGACCTGTGACACTGCAGGTGTCCCAGGACCACATCTCTGTGAAACCAATCAGTCATTGGCGAATGAAGAGGGAAAAGCATGAACGTGTGGGGCCACGAGATGCTGAATTCGGCGCTGGCTACTACCCGTTAGACTGTGCGACACCCCAGCGTCTCAGGAGACTGTCTCGGTCCGCTGGCTTTGCGGAGCCGAGCTCTGTGGTCTCAAACATTGCTGGCGAGTGCTCCAGGTCATACCGGGCCATGATGAACAACGTCTGCTCCGGGAGGAAAGCCCGACACCAACCCGACAGGCCCCAGAGTAGAAGGGCCGTGacgtcacacacagacagctccCGTAAACACATGAAGGCAGACCGTGGCAGCGGTCAATGTAGTGACGTCAAAGCTGCCGTCAGGCTGTCCTGGAAAGGCAAGTTCAGGTTCCACATCTTGGTGACGTCCTCCGATGCCTTCTTTGTACAGACAAAG GCTCTGTTAGAGGCAGAGGGTCATGTGAGTGTGGAGCCCGACCAGTTTGACCTCAAGGGGCAAAATTccgcctctcctcttctcatcATCCTCCGAAATGAGGACATCGCTGACTACATCAGCACG ATTCCACGCTTGGTGGAGCTGAAGAAGACCCCAGGCGTCAGGTTTGCGGGGGTGGACCAGCCTGACGATGtcctcaaccacacccaccaggagctgttcagagagggggggttCACCGTCTGTGACGCTGATGCGCTTGGCTCCTTCACATATG